In Betaproteobacteria bacterium, the sequence CTGTGAATCATCTCGGACGAGATATCCATGAGCAGGCTGACGAAGCCGAGCATCCAGATGCCGCGTGGCATTTTGGCCGGCATCGGCGTGGCGTCCTTTGATTCAGTCATTGAGGTCAGCTAGTCTGCATGAAGGAGGAGCGCAGCTTAATCGATTCCCCCTTCCCCGCAACTATCGCAAGAGTTTCAGCAATAAAATCAGGTTGACCGCGATGGATACTGCAGCAACGCCTTTCCAGAATTGAAGCGGATTGCGCTGGATCAATGGCTGCCGACTGGGCGCCGCAATTGGCCGAGTGGCGCCACGCTCCAGCGCCAGCACAAATTCCTCGGCAGTCTCGAAACAATCCTTGGCCTCGCGGGCCACTGCCTTGAGAAGAATATTCTCCAGCCAGCCGGGAATTTCGGGCCGCCAGCGCGTCGGGCGAGCCGGCTCTCCAAACCTCGGGGTCTGGAAGGGTTCGATCTCACCGTAGGGATACTTGCGGGTCAGCAGATGATAGAGCGTCACACCGGCAGCGTACAGATCGTAACCCTGCTGCGGCTCGGGATTGTCAAACAACTCGGGTGCCATATAGGAGGGCGTACCCGCCTGACCGATCGGATCATCCGGCTTGCGTTCGGCCAGACTGATCGCAACCCCCAGATCAAGGACGCGCAGCACCCCATCGTTGCCGAGGTGGATATTGTCGGTCTTGATGTCGCGATGCACGATATCCAGTCGATGCAGTGCGGCAATCGCCTTGAGCAAGGCAATACCCAGCCGCACGACTTCGCCCACCGGAAAATGCTGGTCTGCATCCAGTCGCGCTTGCAGTGTCGCACCGGCATGCCAGGTCATCAGGTAATACAAACAACTGCGCTGCTCGCTGGGGACCACCTGCGGGAAAAATGGCGAAACAACACGCCTGGCCCGCCACTCCTCCATCAGCAGCGCAGCAATGGCACTCGGGTCGCTCTCCATGGCCGGCTGCAGGGTTTTCAATACCAGTTGCTGGTTGTTGCGCGGATTTCGCACGCGATAGAGCAGCGTTTCGCGCGCATCATGCAGCACTTCTTCGACAATCATCTCGTCAAGCTCATGGCCGACTTTAAGACGATGCGGCAGGGGCAGATTGGCCGCCACCTCGAGACTGTCACGCAGGTTCGCCGATGGCAGCGCAAGGATATCGACGACCACGGCCGTTGCATTGTCATGACCACCGTGAGCCAGTGCCAGACTGGTCAACGCGGCCGCAGCGCCCTGCGGCTCCGGATGATCCAGCAATATCTCGGTCATCAGCACATCTGGCAGAACACCCCACACCCCATCCGAAACAAGCAGAAAGCGATCATTGAGCGCCAGCTCGCCATCGGAAAAGTCGAGCAGCACGCGCGGATCAAGGCCGATCGCGCGCGACAGCACGTTATTCAGTTCCGGATGCTCCCAGATATGATCGACCGTCATTTGCTGCAACGTGCCACCTTGCAGGCGATAAATGCGGCTATCGCCAATATGCGCCGTATAGAAGCGGCGACCGCGCAAGACCAGCACCGATAGCGTGGTCGCCATGCCGGCCAGTTCGCTGTTGCGGCTGCCTTCGGCAATCACCCAGCGATTGAGTGCCGTTGTCACTGTCTCGATCGCGCGTGGCACACCCCAGGTGTCCGGCGTAGCGAAATAATCCGAGAGGAGCCCACGCACCGTATATTCGGAAGCCTCCCGACCGCCCTTGTGGCCGCCGATGCCGTCGGCCACCGCGGCGATCACCCCCTTGTTTTCGAGGTCCTGGCCATCGGGCGTGGCAACACCGCAATAATCTTCATTACGCTCGCGCGGCCCGGTCAGCGACGCGTAGCCGAGATCAATATTCAGGGGCATGGCAATTCCAAATGAAAAAGGCGGGTTAGCCTGCAAGGCCACCCGCCTGAACTGACTGGATTAACTGTACGTCAGATCTTGGCAGCCGTCAGGTGGCTGGCACCCCACGTCGTACGCCAGCGAGTCTTGACACCAGTCAGGCCAACCAGTGCCAACACGGCAAGGGCGGCAAAGATCAGGAAGCCGGACTGGTAGGTTCCGGTCAATTGCTTGGAGTAACCCAGGCTGGAAGCCAGGTAGAAGCCGCCGACACCACCGGCCATGCCGACCAAGCCAGTCATGACGCCAATTTCCTTCTTGAAGCGCTGCGGTACCAACTGGAAGACAGCACCGTTACCCATCCCCAAGGCCAGCATGGCGCCAACAAAGGCAGCCAGGGCCATCCAGGCTTCCGGCAGACCGAAGCTGACCATCGCAAGGAAGAATGCAGCGAAGACATACATCACGGACAGCGACTTGACACCGCCGATACGGTCAGCAACGTTGCCGCCGATCGGGCGAACCAGCGAACCGGCAAATACACAGCCTGCGGTGAAGAAACCTGCCATCTTCGGATCAAGGCCATACTGGGTGTTGAAATAGATCACCAGTGAAGAAGCCAGGCCAACAAAACCACCGAAGGTCACCGAGTAGAAGAACATGAACCACCAGGCATCACGATCCTTGAGCACTTTCATGTATTCGGCAAAAGTCTTCGGCGGCGGCGCATCCGGCGCATCCTTGGCCATGAAGATGAAGGCAATCAGGACAATGATCAGCGGAATCAGCACGATACCGAACACATTGACCCAGCCGAAAGCGGCAGCCAGACCCGGCGCAAACAAGGCGGCGAGCGCTGTGCCCGAGTTTCCGGCACCGGCAATACCCATCGCTGTGCCCTGATGCTCGGCCGGATACCAGCGTGAGGCCAACGGCAGCGCGGCAGCAAAGGAAGCGCCTGCAACACCGAGGAAGAGGCCGAGGATCAGCACTTCAGCGTAGGAATGCACACCGACCTGCCAGGCGTAAGTCATGGCAGCGATGACAACGACCTGACCGATGATTGCCGCTTTTTTCGGCGATAGGCGATCAACCAGGATGCCCATGACAATGCGCAGCAGCGCACCAGCCAGCACCGGCGTGGCGACCATCATGCCCTTTTCGGCATGAGACAGCCCCAGTTCCTTGGCAATGCTGATGCCCAGGGGGCCGAGCAGAACCCAGACCATGAAGGCGAGATCGAAGTAGAGAAAAGCCGCGAGCAGCGTTGGCGTATGACCCGCCTGCAAAAATGATTTCTTGTCCATTTTTAGTTTCTTTCCGGTAAACCGTGGGAACGGTCGTTTAAGAGGATTGCTAACTTCAGCGCATGGCGTCGTCGCCATCTGCCCACCCTCATTGGCGGAAAATCGCTGTGATGACCTTACATAGCAAGCTATGCGCCAGAAACACAACCGATTGATTTATAAGCACTATCAATTAAGCAAGCACAAAGCGTTGCACCAAAAAAGGGCGCTAGCTATATTGCGGCGCAGCATTTTGGGATGCGCTTGGTGAAATTGGCTGAACAACAGATACGTCTTCCCAATAAATCAGGCGGCACGCATGAGTGGCCAATACTCAGAAGGCGCATGATTTTTCATTTTTCGCCATTTTTTCCGGTTGACCGCAGCAATCAACTTTTGCCCCGGAGAAAGCCTCTCCGGCACCTCATCGGAAGCGCGCGACGCTCAACGCAATCACCACCAACATCAATACAAACGAAACGCTCTTCCAGAAGATCACCGGGTTGCGCTCAATGAGCGGTGGGCGGGTTTTGTTCAAAAACTCGTTGTTCGGGTGATGGAGGTCATAGACGAACTCCGATAATTCTTCGTAACGTTCGAAAGGATTCGGTTCGACGGCTTTTCGGATGGCATCGTCGACCCAGGCCGGAATCTCGCGCTCTTCGTTCAGCACCGTTTTGTAGGTGAGTTTTTTCTGAGCCGCCTTGGTGCGCGCCCGGGCGACCTCGGCGCCATAGGGCAATTTGCCCGAGAGCATCTGGTAGGCGATGACGCCGAGCGAGAAAATATCGGAACGTGACGAGCCGTTTTCGCCGAGAAAGTATTCCGGCGCAGCATAGGCGGCCGAGCCGAGCAGGTTGATCTGCTCGATGGGCGTGGCGATTTCCATGATGCCGGCGACGCGGGTGGCGCCGAAATCGAGAATCTTCACGGTGCCGGTACCGTCGATCATGATGTTG encodes:
- a CDS encoding bifunctional protein-serine/threonine kinase/phosphatase; this encodes MPLNIDLGYASLTGPRERNEDYCGVATPDGQDLENKGVIAAVADGIGGHKGGREASEYTVRGLLSDYFATPDTWGVPRAIETVTTALNRWVIAEGSRNSELAGMATTLSVLVLRGRRFYTAHIGDSRIYRLQGGTLQQMTVDHIWEHPELNNVLSRAIGLDPRVLLDFSDGELALNDRFLLVSDGVWGVLPDVLMTEILLDHPEPQGAAAALTSLALAHGGHDNATAVVVDILALPSANLRDSLEVAANLPLPHRLKVGHELDEMIVEEVLHDARETLLYRVRNPRNNQQLVLKTLQPAMESDPSAIAALLMEEWRARRVVSPFFPQVVPSEQRSCLYYLMTWHAGATLQARLDADQHFPVGEVVRLGIALLKAIAALHRLDIVHRDIKTDNIHLGNDGVLRVLDLGVAISLAERKPDDPIGQAGTPSYMAPELFDNPEPQQGYDLYAAGVTLYHLLTRKYPYGEIEPFQTPRFGEPARPTRWRPEIPGWLENILLKAVAREAKDCFETAEEFVLALERGATRPIAAPSRQPLIQRNPLQFWKGVAAVSIAVNLILLLKLLR
- a CDS encoding NarK/NasA family nitrate transporter codes for the protein MDKKSFLQAGHTPTLLAAFLYFDLAFMVWVLLGPLGISIAKELGLSHAEKGMMVATPVLAGALLRIVMGILVDRLSPKKAAIIGQVVVIAAMTYAWQVGVHSYAEVLILGLFLGVAGASFAAALPLASRWYPAEHQGTAMGIAGAGNSGTALAALFAPGLAAAFGWVNVFGIVLIPLIIVLIAFIFMAKDAPDAPPPKTFAEYMKVLKDRDAWWFMFFYSVTFGGFVGLASSLVIYFNTQYGLDPKMAGFFTAGCVFAGSLVRPIGGNVADRIGGVKSLSVMYVFAAFFLAMVSFGLPEAWMALAAFVGAMLALGMGNGAVFQLVPQRFKKEIGVMTGLVGMAGGVGGFYLASSLGYSKQLTGTYQSGFLIFAALAVLALVGLTGVKTRWRTTWGASHLTAAKI